One genomic window of Pseudomonadales bacterium includes the following:
- a CDS encoding aspartate carbamoyltransferase, with product MEFKGAHILSVSQLERSDIDNIFRVSDRMVPYAQRRKITRVLEGAILGSMFFEASTRTRISFGSAFNLLGGEVRETTGFESSALVKGESLRDTARVLSGFSDVICMRHPASGSVAEFAAASRVPVINGGDGSNEHPSQALLDLYTIEKEMQQRGRHIDGLRIAMIGDLKYGRTVHSLCKLLMFYTGVTVCLVSPVELAMPGDLVDAMRNAGLQVEITDKLEGSISHVDIVYSTRIQEERFPTRDEADIYRGRFRLNQKIYTAHCEPNTVIMHPLPRDSRAEANELDPDLDGNPNLAIFRQTDNGLTIRMALFAMILDVAHLVDDYAREVPWFNGR from the coding sequence GTGGAATTCAAAGGGGCGCACATTCTTTCGGTCAGCCAGCTGGAACGGTCCGATATCGACAATATTTTCAGGGTCTCGGATCGCATGGTGCCCTACGCACAGCGCAGAAAAATTACCCGAGTGCTGGAGGGTGCGATTCTGGGCAGTATGTTCTTTGAGGCCAGTACCCGTACCCGTATCAGTTTTGGCAGTGCTTTTAACCTGCTCGGTGGTGAAGTAAGGGAAACCACCGGGTTTGAATCCTCGGCACTGGTAAAGGGTGAATCATTGCGCGATACCGCGAGAGTGCTGTCGGGTTTCAGTGATGTGATTTGTATGCGCCATCCTGCTTCAGGGTCGGTAGCCGAGTTTGCTGCTGCCAGCCGGGTACCGGTAATCAACGGTGGTGACGGCAGCAATGAGCACCCCAGTCAGGCGCTACTGGATTTGTACACCATTGAAAAGGAAATGCAGCAACGCGGGCGTCATATTGACGGTTTGCGAATTGCCATGATTGGTGACTTGAAATACGGGCGTACGGTGCACTCACTGTGTAAGCTGTTGATGTTTTACACGGGGGTCACGGTTTGCCTGGTTTCACCGGTGGAATTGGCTATGCCGGGAGATTTGGTGGATGCGATGCGCAATGCAGGCCTGCAGGTGGAAATAACAGACAAGCTCGAAGGCAGTATTTCCCATGTGGACATTGTGTACTCTACCCGAATCCAGGAAGAGCGTTTCCCCACACGGGATGAAGCTGATATATACCGTGGTCGCTTTCGGCTCAATCAGAAAATCTATACGGCGCACTGCGAACCCAATACGGTGATTATGCACCCGTTGCCGCGTGATTCCCGCGCCGAGGCCAATGAGCTTGATCCTGACCTGGACGGCAATCCCAACCTGGCCATATTCCGTCAGACAGATAACGGGCTCACCATACGTATGGCATTGTTTGCCATGATTCTTGATGTAGCGCATCTGGTTGACGATTATGCCCGTGAGGTACCCTGGTTTAATGGCCGTTAA
- a CDS encoding OmpA family protein, with translation MKKLIGYVGMIGLAAASMNAAASDGNWYLGGSAASYYLDSGRDLAGGDLESIDLGPQLGYLRDDGIGFELSYLTDVGGDDLDVVALSLIKMLAEDGIRPFVFGGVSRFELDGNTLEDETTEQLHFGVGLSNMLNDNWELRGDVRALYELSDNNFDGALTVGVNYHFAEPVAAAPAPVAAPEPAPEPEKRTITVRLNVEFEFDKAIVRAIYGDELEAVANAMKAHEDIDLVLEGHTDSRGTDAYNQKLSERRAAAVKAKLTEMYGIPAGRISTVGYGESRPIADNATDEGRERNRRVIGEMSYSEIVVE, from the coding sequence ATGAAAAAGTTAATAGGTTACGTAGGGATGATTGGTTTAGCTGCTGCATCGATGAATGCGGCAGCCAGTGATGGCAACTGGTATCTGGGTGGTTCGGCTGCGTCGTACTATCTGGATTCTGGTCGCGATCTGGCGGGTGGCGATCTGGAGTCAATCGATCTGGGTCCACAGTTGGGTTATTTACGGGACGATGGTATCGGTTTTGAGTTGAGCTATCTGACTGACGTTGGCGGTGATGATCTTGATGTTGTTGCACTGAGTCTGATCAAAATGCTGGCCGAAGATGGAATACGGCCATTTGTCTTTGGTGGTGTCAGCCGTTTCGAGCTGGATGGCAACACATTGGAAGATGAAACAACAGAGCAATTGCACTTCGGTGTCGGTCTGTCCAACATGCTTAATGACAACTGGGAACTGCGCGGTGATGTTCGTGCGCTATATGAGTTAAGCGACAATAATTTTGATGGTGCATTAACGGTAGGTGTTAACTACCACTTTGCGGAGCCGGTTGCAGCTGCACCAGCACCTGTTGCTGCCCCTGAGCCTGCTCCTGAACCGGAAAAGCGCACGATTACTGTTCGTCTGAATGTAGAATTCGAGTTTGATAAAGCGATTGTTCGTGCCATTTATGGTGATGAACTGGAAGCTGTAGCAAACGCTATGAAGGCCCATGAAGATATTGATCTGGTTCTTGAAGGACACACAGACTCGCGTGGTACAGATGCTTACAACCAGAAGCTGTCAGAGCGTCGTGCTGCTGCCGTCAAAGCCAAGCTTACCGAGATGTATGGTATTCCGGCTGGTCGCATTTCAACGGTTGGTTATGGCGAGAGCCGTCCGATTGCGGATAACGCAACGGATGAGGGCAGAGAGCGCAACCGTCGTGTGATTGGTGAAATGTCCTACTCCGAGATTGTTGTAGAGTAG
- the sbcB gene encoding exodeoxyribonuclease I, which yields MINTLYWHDYETTGAVPSRDRPTQFAGVRTDEDLNIIGDPLVLYCKPVRDILPQPVACLVTGITPQQAEREGVPEKEFIGRIHAELSKPGTCGVGYNSIRFDDEVTRYTLYRNFYDPYEREWKQNNSRWDIIDMMRLARALRPDGIIWPDYENGSPCFKLEELTAANGLSHDAAHDALSDVLATIALARLVREKQPQLYQYLYSNRSKQQVAGLVGLVQRKPFLHVSSKLPRENGYLGLMMPLAQHPVNKNAVLCINLMGDMKALVGLTSEQIAERVFTPADDLPSGVERLPLKAVHLNKCPVVTTPKLLDPAAAERLGIDIERCEQNWRYLEEQFQRQPVLASNVAAAFADREFESVTDPELQLYDGFLPNADKPLLAEVRNASAEELASGAIQFQDKRYQALLFLYRARNFPDSLSEQELAQWEELRFQRLTSPAEGYLTLDQYTTEIEQRINAADVSERDKSILLSLIEWGDAIL from the coding sequence ATGATAAACACACTTTACTGGCACGATTACGAAACAACCGGGGCGGTGCCTTCCCGTGATCGGCCTACCCAGTTTGCCGGTGTTCGCACGGATGAAGATCTCAATATCATCGGTGATCCGCTGGTGCTTTATTGCAAGCCCGTCAGGGATATTCTGCCACAGCCCGTGGCGTGCCTCGTGACAGGTATCACTCCCCAGCAAGCTGAACGGGAAGGCGTTCCAGAAAAGGAGTTTATCGGGCGCATTCACGCAGAGTTGTCAAAACCGGGTACCTGCGGCGTGGGTTATAACAGCATTCGTTTTGATGATGAAGTAACGCGCTATACCCTTTATCGCAATTTCTATGATCCGTATGAGCGGGAGTGGAAGCAGAATAACTCACGCTGGGACATAATCGATATGATGCGCCTGGCACGGGCGCTGCGGCCTGATGGCATTATTTGGCCCGACTATGAGAATGGGTCGCCCTGCTTCAAACTGGAGGAACTTACCGCTGCCAATGGTCTGAGTCACGATGCTGCTCACGATGCGTTGTCCGATGTGCTCGCAACCATCGCACTGGCCAGGCTGGTGCGCGAGAAACAGCCGCAACTCTATCAGTACCTTTATAGCAACAGAAGCAAGCAGCAGGTTGCCGGGCTGGTAGGTCTTGTTCAACGCAAACCGTTTTTACATGTTTCCTCAAAACTGCCTCGTGAGAATGGCTATCTCGGATTGATGATGCCGCTGGCGCAGCACCCGGTTAACAAAAATGCTGTTCTTTGTATTAATTTGATGGGCGATATGAAGGCGTTGGTCGGCCTGACGTCGGAACAGATCGCGGAACGGGTATTCACCCCAGCTGATGACTTGCCGTCAGGGGTAGAGCGGTTGCCGCTAAAAGCTGTGCATCTCAACAAATGCCCGGTTGTGACCACGCCAAAGCTGCTTGATCCGGCTGCCGCTGAACGGCTTGGAATTGATATCGAGCGTTGTGAACAAAACTGGCGTTATCTGGAAGAGCAATTTCAGCGTCAGCCTGTTTTGGCCAGCAATGTGGCCGCTGCTTTTGCTGACAGGGAATTTGAATCAGTTACCGATCCCGAGCTACAGCTTTATGATGGATTTTTACCCAATGCTGACAAGCCGTTGTTGGCTGAAGTTCGCAATGCCAGTGCGGAAGAGCTGGCAAGTGGTGCTATTCAGTTTCAGGACAAACGGTATCAGGCGTTATTGTTCCTGTACCGCGCGAGGAACTTTCCGGACAGCCTGTCAGAGCAGGAGCTTGCACAGTGGGAAGAGCTCCGATTTCAGAGACTGACGAGTCCGGCTGAAGGTTACTTGACACTGGACCAGTACACCACCGAAATTGAGCAGCGCATCAATGCAGCTGATGTGAGTGAAAGAGACAAAAGTATTTTACTGTCGCTGATTGAATGGGGTGATGCAATACTGTAA
- a CDS encoding 1-acyl-sn-glycerol-3-phosphate acyltransferase: MTDITDFEDIRPYNDTEVRTVLDRLVEDPELHNVIVLMKFPRLNKWFGGILRFFVRRALRRTMGGINTVSQLQNKISKQLEGLLRRVCAEVTVSGLEQLDASKSYLFISNHRDIAMDPAMVDLALHRSGRDTVRIAIGDNLLSKPFTSDLMRINKSFIVRRSVAGRREKLAALLQLSSYIRHSLINENSSIWIAQQEGRAKNGKDKTDKALIKMLTLSKQKSETFSDAIADLNLVPVAISYELDPCDNDKARELHAIRSEGVYRKQEHEDLLSIYRGLVGEKGHVHVAFGTPITGLDSADSVATEVDRQIFDIYRLHPTNIIAYQQLYGSNNTVDQWKAGIQCKNWQAIEDRFNDRMANIDSAYRDLAIASYANPVCSRLDSLGK, encoded by the coding sequence ATGACTGATATTACTGACTTCGAGGATATTCGACCCTATAACGACACAGAGGTCCGAACTGTTCTGGATCGCCTGGTGGAAGACCCCGAACTGCACAATGTGATCGTGTTGATGAAGTTTCCCCGGCTAAACAAGTGGTTTGGCGGTATCCTGCGATTCTTCGTAAGGCGGGCATTGCGCCGTACCATGGGTGGTATCAATACGGTTAGCCAGCTTCAGAACAAGATCAGCAAACAACTGGAGGGCTTGCTTCGACGGGTATGCGCTGAGGTAACCGTCTCCGGACTGGAACAGTTGGACGCCAGTAAATCCTATTTGTTTATCAGTAATCATCGGGATATTGCCATGGATCCCGCAATGGTGGATCTTGCCCTTCACCGCAGTGGCCGTGATACCGTCCGCATCGCCATTGGTGATAACCTGCTTTCCAAACCGTTTACCTCGGATCTGATGCGAATCAACAAGAGTTTTATTGTGCGTCGCTCTGTTGCCGGTCGAAGGGAAAAGCTGGCAGCGCTGTTACAATTATCCAGCTATATCAGACATTCGCTGATCAACGAAAACAGCTCAATCTGGATTGCCCAGCAAGAAGGGCGGGCTAAAAATGGCAAAGACAAAACGGATAAAGCACTGATTAAAATGCTGACGTTGAGCAAACAGAAAAGCGAGACTTTCAGCGATGCCATTGCTGACCTGAACCTGGTGCCGGTGGCAATTTCTTACGAGCTGGACCCCTGCGATAATGACAAGGCGAGGGAGTTGCACGCCATTCGTTCTGAGGGTGTTTACCGCAAGCAGGAGCACGAAGATCTACTGAGCATTTATCGTGGATTGGTTGGTGAAAAAGGGCATGTTCATGTTGCTTTTGGTACGCCGATCACCGGCCTCGATTCTGCTGACAGCGTCGCTACAGAGGTCGACCGGCAGATTTTCGATATTTACCGCCTGCATCCGACCAACATCATTGCTTATCAGCAGCTTTATGGCAGTAACAATACGGTTGACCAGTGGAAAGCCGGTATCCAGTGCAAAAACTGGCAGGCTATTGAAGATCGCTTTAATGACCGAATGGCGAATATAGATTCGGCATACCGGGATTTGGCAATTGCCAGCTATGCGAACCCGGTGTGTAGCCGATTGGATTCGCTGGGCAAATGA
- the dxs gene encoding 1-deoxy-D-xylulose-5-phosphate synthase, whose protein sequence is MAKTFTNIPLTRPATPLLDRVDLPVQLRALDESQLPKLADELREYLLYSVGKSGGHFGAGLGVVELTIALHYIYNTPHDRLVWDVGHQAYPHKILTGRREAMPTIRHADGLSAFPKRSESEFDAFGVGHSSTSISAALGMALASAHEGKKRKAVAIIGDGAMTAGMAFEAINHAAHKKADLLVVLNDNNMSISHNVGGLATYFSKIWSSRFYNSIREGGKKVLRSVPSAAAFVRKTEEHLKAMVAPGIVFEELGFNYIGPIDGHDLPLLVQTLRNLKSLNGPILLHTITSKGKGFAPAEKDPVGYHALNKIEPSHQPPIAVASTSSLKAATPKPKYQQVFGDWLCDMAAKDKRLIAITPAMCEGSGMVNFARQYPDRFHDVAIAEQHAVTLAAGMACEGIKPVVAIYSTFLQRAYDQLVHDVALQNLDVLFGIDRAGLVGEDGASHAGSFDLSYLRCIPNMIVMTPSDENETRQLLYTGYIHSGPAAVRYPRGTGTGIDINREMTALPLGKGVVKRKGQQVAILNFGTLLPAAIAAAEALNATVVDMRFVKPLDENLINQLASSHQLIVTLEENSIQGGAGAAVSEYLAASDIALPVLHLGLPDYFVDQGSHSQQLKTVGLDADSIEKSIRSRIGHLTLNQSVNL, encoded by the coding sequence ATGGCTAAGACGTTCACAAATATTCCGCTAACTCGCCCGGCTACCCCCTTGCTGGACCGCGTTGACCTGCCTGTGCAGCTGCGCGCACTGGACGAGAGTCAATTGCCCAAACTGGCAGATGAGCTGCGGGAATATCTGCTTTACAGTGTCGGCAAAAGTGGGGGCCATTTTGGTGCCGGTCTCGGTGTGGTTGAACTGACCATCGCCCTGCATTATATCTACAACACACCTCACGACCGCCTGGTCTGGGATGTTGGCCATCAGGCTTACCCGCACAAGATTCTTACTGGCCGCCGCGAAGCCATGCCGACCATTCGTCATGCCGATGGTCTTTCCGCATTTCCAAAGCGCAGTGAAAGCGAGTTTGATGCATTTGGTGTAGGGCATTCCAGTACTTCCATTAGCGCCGCTCTGGGCATGGCTCTGGCCAGCGCCCATGAGGGCAAAAAGCGCAAGGCCGTCGCGATTATCGGCGATGGCGCGATGACCGCAGGCATGGCATTTGAGGCCATCAATCACGCAGCCCATAAAAAAGCGGATCTACTGGTAGTGCTCAACGACAATAACATGTCCATTTCCCACAATGTGGGCGGGCTGGCCACGTACTTTTCAAAAATCTGGTCCAGCCGCTTTTACAATTCGATTCGCGAAGGCGGCAAGAAAGTACTGCGGTCAGTCCCCTCAGCTGCTGCTTTTGTCCGTAAAACCGAAGAACATTTGAAGGCAATGGTTGCTCCGGGTATCGTTTTCGAAGAACTGGGGTTTAACTACATTGGCCCAATTGACGGGCACGATCTGCCACTGCTGGTGCAAACCCTGCGCAATCTGAAATCTCTGAATGGCCCCATACTGCTACACACCATTACCAGTAAAGGCAAAGGTTTTGCCCCGGCCGAGAAGGACCCGGTAGGTTATCACGCACTTAACAAGATTGAGCCTTCTCACCAGCCGCCTATTGCGGTAGCAAGCACCTCATCACTGAAAGCCGCGACACCAAAGCCAAAATACCAACAGGTGTTTGGAGACTGGCTTTGCGATATGGCAGCAAAAGACAAACGTCTGATTGCCATCACTCCAGCCATGTGTGAAGGTTCCGGCATGGTGAATTTTGCCCGGCAATACCCTGATCGATTCCACGATGTAGCCATTGCAGAGCAGCATGCTGTCACGCTCGCTGCAGGAATGGCATGCGAGGGAATCAAACCGGTCGTCGCGATCTATTCCACCTTTCTGCAAAGGGCTTATGATCAGCTCGTTCACGACGTTGCGCTGCAAAATCTCGATGTTCTGTTCGGCATAGATCGCGCCGGCCTTGTAGGAGAGGATGGCGCAAGTCACGCAGGCAGCTTTGACCTGAGTTATCTGCGCTGCATTCCCAACATGATCGTCATGACGCCATCGGACGAAAATGAAACCCGGCAGTTACTTTACACTGGCTACATCCATTCCGGCCCCGCAGCCGTACGCTACCCTCGCGGCACAGGCACAGGCATTGACATCAATCGGGAAATGACAGCGTTGCCCCTGGGTAAAGGGGTCGTCAAACGCAAGGGCCAACAGGTCGCAATTCTGAATTTTGGCACACTATTACCAGCAGCCATTGCGGCAGCGGAAGCCCTGAACGCTACTGTTGTCGATATGCGCTTTGTTAAACCACTGGATGAAAACCTGATTAACCAGCTGGCCTCCAGCCACCAGTTAATCGTCACACTTGAAGAAAACAGCATTCAGGGGGGAGCAGGAGCAGCCGTCAGCGAATACCTGGCTGCATCGGATATTGCACTACCCGTGCTACACCTCGGCTTGCCGGACTATTTTGTCGATCAGGGTAGCCATAGCCAACAACTGAAAACCGTAGGACTTGATGCCGACAGTATCGAGAAATCCATTCGCAGTCGCATAGGCCATCTGACACTCAACCAGTCTGTCAATCTGTAA
- a CDS encoding EAL domain-containing protein, producing the protein MSYSKSEVDLYVGLNKKGNVEVRRLPSRAEYSEQTPRDLPVQLVAQVHKALVQLRSFPNGRQHLLWISPGINDLYEVSPEELASDPVRLIERIHPEDRDAFLSHWLKCQKTPTPFDSEFRVVLPGERESVFHCQMAPEQQTDKSIIWHGVVIDVSEQKADETRMQIARELYQHNQQGLVILSPRGKILNVNDTFTKLTGFTREESVGKTSKILRSKLYPPSFYETMWASLEANGRWEGEFNERRKDGTLCPQWLTISGIHDADGKVSHWVAQFFDISQIKEAEDIIWRQANYDDLTELPNRRMFFDRLGQAIKTLHRTNRQIALFSIDLDHFKTVNDTLGHAVGDELLVQAGVRIMKCIREGDTLARFGGDEFVIFIEYSRLSIIERIAGNILEALSQPFELGQERVFLGGSIGISVYPRDADSINGMLRCADQAMYAAKQRGRNCFEYFTPSMQAAARQRMQMINELRQALEKEQLWVAYQPIIDLGNRRIVKAEALVRWQHPVMGEVSPVNFIPLAEDTGLIMAIGEFVLSAVAQQLAQWREMYPGDFQISVNVSPIQLQSNDRPVFDYWEQCIESHGLSGSDITMEITEGLLLNERPEVKQQLLAFRNAGIEVAVDDFGTGYSSLSYLKKLHIDYLKIDRSFVHQLESDNDNMAVCEAIIVMAGKLGLQVIAEGIETEQQMSLLKSAGCDFGQGYLFSKPVNAESFGELLGKRQL; encoded by the coding sequence GTGTCGTATTCCAAGTCGGAAGTGGATTTGTACGTTGGACTGAATAAAAAGGGTAATGTTGAGGTCAGGCGTTTGCCATCCCGGGCAGAGTATTCGGAACAAACGCCCCGCGACCTGCCGGTTCAACTTGTAGCACAGGTTCATAAAGCACTGGTTCAGCTTCGGTCATTCCCCAATGGCCGACAACATCTGTTGTGGATAAGCCCGGGCATCAATGATCTGTATGAGGTCTCCCCGGAAGAGCTCGCCAGTGACCCTGTGCGACTGATAGAAAGGATTCACCCTGAAGACAGGGACGCTTTTCTTTCCCACTGGCTAAAATGTCAGAAAACTCCCACACCTTTTGATAGCGAATTCCGGGTGGTTTTGCCGGGAGAGCGTGAGAGTGTTTTTCACTGTCAAATGGCGCCGGAGCAGCAGACAGATAAAAGCATCATATGGCATGGTGTTGTGATTGATGTCTCTGAGCAGAAAGCTGACGAAACCAGAATGCAGATTGCCCGCGAGCTTTATCAGCACAATCAGCAAGGCTTGGTCATTCTGAGCCCAAGAGGAAAAATTCTCAACGTCAACGATACGTTTACCAAACTGACGGGGTTTACCCGTGAAGAATCTGTTGGTAAAACCTCAAAAATTTTGCGATCAAAACTCTACCCCCCCTCTTTTTATGAAACCATGTGGGCTTCACTGGAAGCTAATGGTCGCTGGGAAGGTGAGTTTAATGAGCGCCGAAAAGACGGAACACTGTGTCCACAGTGGTTAACCATTAGCGGTATTCATGACGCTGACGGGAAAGTCAGCCACTGGGTTGCGCAGTTTTTCGATATTTCCCAGATCAAGGAAGCTGAAGACATTATCTGGCGTCAGGCTAACTACGATGACCTGACAGAGTTGCCGAACAGGAGAATGTTTTTTGACCGGCTGGGGCAGGCAATTAAAACACTGCACCGCACCAATCGACAAATAGCCCTTTTTTCCATTGATCTCGATCACTTCAAGACAGTTAACGATACGCTTGGCCATGCCGTGGGTGATGAATTGCTGGTGCAGGCCGGTGTTCGCATTATGAAATGTATTCGGGAAGGCGATACGCTGGCCCGATTCGGGGGTGATGAGTTCGTTATTTTTATCGAATATTCGCGACTCAGTATCATCGAACGCATTGCCGGGAACATTCTTGAGGCCCTGTCCCAGCCCTTTGAATTAGGCCAGGAACGGGTGTTTTTGGGGGGCAGTATTGGTATTAGTGTCTACCCAAGAGATGCCGACAGTATTAACGGTATGCTGCGCTGTGCTGATCAGGCGATGTACGCAGCCAAACAGCGTGGGCGGAATTGCTTTGAATACTTTACGCCATCAATGCAGGCTGCGGCCCGACAACGGATGCAGATGATCAACGAGCTGCGTCAGGCGTTGGAGAAAGAGCAGCTATGGGTTGCCTATCAGCCGATAATTGACCTCGGCAACAGGCGGATTGTCAAGGCTGAGGCTCTGGTGAGATGGCAACATCCGGTGATGGGGGAAGTCAGTCCGGTTAATTTTATTCCGCTGGCAGAAGATACCGGTTTGATCATGGCGATTGGTGAGTTTGTACTCAGCGCTGTTGCGCAGCAGCTCGCTCAGTGGCGGGAAATGTATCCGGGGGATTTTCAAATCAGCGTTAATGTATCGCCGATACAACTGCAGAGTAACGATCGCCCTGTGTTTGACTATTGGGAACAGTGTATTGAGTCTCATGGCCTTTCCGGTTCAGACATTACCATGGAAATTACCGAAGGTTTGCTGTTGAACGAGCGACCTGAGGTTAAACAACAATTACTTGCTTTTCGCAATGCCGGAATCGAAGTGGCTGTGGATGATTTTGGAACCGGGTATTCGTCCCTGTCCTATTTAAAAAAGCTCCATATTGATTACCTGAAAATTGATCGCTCTTTTGTTCATCAGCTTGAGTCGGATAATGATAATATGGCGGTGTGCGAAGCCATTATTGTGATGGCGGGAAAATTGGGGTTACAGGTGATAGCGGAGGGTATAGAAACCGAACAACAAATGAGCCTGCTGAAGTCAGCAGGCTGTGACTTCGGGCAGGGGTACCTATTCTCAAAGCCTGTCAATGCGGAGAGTTTTGGTGAGTTGCTGGGAAAGCGGCAATTGTAA
- the dinG gene encoding ATP-dependent DNA helicase DinG produces the protein MTTVLDESLKDEIQSAYSRFLSSNQLKPRLGQKQMIGSIARSLAKIRADADGHRIPEEGAGICVVEAGTGTGKTLAYLLSVLPFARFCEKRVVLATGTVALQEQLINKDIPSVLQHTGWDYDFAVAKGRGRYLCPLKLEQCLDSADNRQSGQFLFEDELLFNPSERIVENYRSMDKALKSGEWEGDRDSWEAAISDIDWQPLTVDRRQCAGRRCRHIRDCCFFNARDLLEDADCIVANHDLVMADLALGGGVILPAPEETIYVFDEGHRLSDTATKHFSAHCALNASQSWLQKLIAQVDARLSLVVSISDIAAGFEKLSVAAIASEKALALAYPVFNQLVEDNIEPGGDDSSFWCFPNGDPGDQLRELANELAETLGYLVALLEQLTDSIGSAMEDVNSAIPRVDLEQLFQLVGIWQGRAESALRLWQYYAQQDDTSGPPSARWLTLEENSGGVDIRVSASPTRAANIFQQRLWQRCYGAVITSATLRALGGFERFQQAAGTPAEADYMTVAGAFDYQNAGELIIPDIGAEGNDAQAHTAAVIDYLRNHIDESEGTLVLFSSRRQMEQVYEGLPAALSDNILMQGQWSNQKLVARHKEAIDDGRGSIIFGLASFAEGMDFPGDYCRHVIIAKLPFAVPNDPVHSTLSEWVEKRGGNSFMELMLPDASLRLNQACGRLLRTETDTGRVTILDRRVVTKRYGQQLINALSPFRRRID, from the coding sequence ATGACGACAGTTCTGGACGAATCGCTCAAGGACGAGATACAAAGCGCTTACAGCCGCTTCCTATCCTCCAATCAGCTGAAACCGCGTCTTGGGCAAAAGCAGATGATTGGATCGATTGCCCGCTCTCTGGCAAAAATTCGAGCAGATGCCGATGGCCACCGGATCCCTGAAGAAGGTGCCGGTATCTGTGTAGTGGAAGCGGGTACCGGCACGGGTAAAACGCTTGCCTACCTGCTCTCCGTTTTACCTTTTGCCAGATTCTGCGAGAAAAGAGTGGTACTCGCCACGGGTACAGTCGCGCTGCAGGAACAGCTGATTAATAAAGATATTCCATCGGTATTACAACATACCGGTTGGGATTACGACTTTGCCGTGGCTAAAGGTCGTGGTCGCTATTTATGTCCACTCAAGCTTGAGCAATGCCTTGATTCTGCGGATAACCGGCAATCCGGACAATTTCTGTTTGAAGACGAGTTGCTGTTTAATCCCAGCGAGCGCATTGTCGAAAATTATCGTTCAATGGATAAAGCGCTGAAGTCGGGTGAGTGGGAAGGTGATCGGGATAGCTGGGAAGCCGCTATTTCCGACATCGACTGGCAGCCGCTTACGGTGGATCGTCGTCAGTGTGCGGGGCGCCGCTGCCGACATATTCGTGATTGTTGCTTTTTTAATGCGCGGGACTTATTGGAAGACGCCGATTGTATTGTTGCCAATCACGACCTTGTGATGGCCGATCTAGCCCTGGGAGGGGGTGTCATACTGCCAGCTCCTGAGGAAACAATATACGTATTTGATGAAGGGCACCGGCTTTCTGATACTGCTACAAAACACTTCAGCGCCCACTGTGCACTCAATGCATCGCAGAGCTGGCTGCAAAAGTTGATTGCGCAAGTAGACGCGCGACTGTCGCTGGTGGTGTCGATCAGTGATATTGCCGCAGGGTTTGAGAAGCTGTCTGTTGCCGCCATTGCGTCAGAGAAAGCCCTGGCGCTGGCTTACCCGGTTTTTAATCAGCTAGTGGAAGACAATATTGAGCCAGGTGGTGATGACAGTTCTTTCTGGTGTTTTCCGAATGGTGACCCTGGCGATCAGTTGCGAGAGCTAGCCAATGAACTGGCGGAAACACTGGGTTATCTCGTTGCGCTACTTGAGCAACTCACCGACAGTATTGGTTCGGCAATGGAAGACGTTAATTCGGCTATTCCGCGTGTGGATCTGGAGCAGCTGTTTCAACTTGTTGGTATCTGGCAGGGACGGGCCGAGTCGGCACTTCGGCTCTGGCAATACTACGCCCAGCAAGATGATACTTCTGGCCCTCCTAGTGCTCGCTGGTTAACGCTTGAAGAAAACTCTGGCGGCGTGGACATTCGTGTGTCTGCGTCTCCCACCCGTGCGGCCAATATATTCCAGCAGAGATTGTGGCAGCGTTGTTACGGTGCTGTGATTACATCCGCGACGCTGCGCGCCCTGGGGGGATTTGAACGTTTTCAACAAGCGGCAGGCACCCCCGCAGAGGCTGATTACATGACGGTTGCGGGGGCGTTTGATTATCAAAATGCAGGGGAGTTGATTATTCCGGATATTGGCGCTGAGGGTAATGATGCTCAGGCCCATACGGCCGCAGTGATCGATTATCTCCGGAATCATATTGATGAGAGTGAAGGTACCCTGGTGCTGTTTTCGTCGCGACGACAGATGGAACAGGTTTACGAGGGGCTTCCTGCCGCGCTATCAGACAATATTCTGATGCAGGGACAGTGGTCAAATCAGAAGCTGGTTGCTCGCCACAAAGAGGCTATTGATGACGGCAGAGGCAGTATTATCTTTGGGCTTGCCAGCTTCGCCGAAGGGATGGACTTTCCGGGTGATTACTGTCGTCATGTCATCATTGCTAAATTGCCTTTCGCTGTGCCCAATGACCCTGTGCATTCGACACTGTCGGAATGGGTGGAAAAGCGCGGTGGCAACTCTTTTATGGAGCTGATGTTGCCGGATGCCTCGTTGCGATTAAATCAGGCTTGTGGTCGGTTGCTGCGCACTGAAACGGATACTGGGCGAGTCACCATTCTTGATCGACGCGTTGTGACAAAACGCTATGGGCAGCAGTTAATCAATGCGCTATCGCCATTCCGGAGACGGATAGATTGA